A stretch of Longimicrobiaceae bacterium DNA encodes these proteins:
- a CDS encoding OsmC family peroxiredoxin encodes MPTRNASAQWEGGLQSGKGSFKGASGVISGSYSFGSRFGEAGGTNPEELLAAAEAACYSMALAVGLEQAGTPATRVSTDAACTVEKVAEGFKITTMKLKVRAVVPGIDADTFQKAAEATKLGCPVSKALAGVDIQLDAALEQ; translated from the coding sequence ATGCCGACACGGAATGCGAGCGCACAGTGGGAGGGCGGGCTCCAGAGCGGGAAGGGGAGCTTCAAGGGAGCGAGCGGGGTGATCAGCGGCTCGTACTCGTTCGGGTCGCGGTTCGGCGAGGCGGGTGGCACCAACCCCGAGGAGCTGCTGGCCGCGGCCGAGGCGGCGTGCTACAGCATGGCGCTGGCGGTGGGCCTGGAGCAGGCCGGCACCCCCGCCACCCGCGTGAGCACCGACGCCGCCTGCACGGTCGAGAAGGTGGCCGAGGGCTTCAAGATCACCACCATGAAGCTGAAGGTGCGCGCCGTGGTGCCCGGCATCGACGCCGACACCTTCCAGAAGGCCGCCGAGGCCACCAAGCTCGGCTGCCCCGTCTCCAAGGCCCTAGCCGGCGTGGACATCCAGCTCGACGCCGCG